The following proteins are encoded in a genomic region of Ornithodoros turicata isolate Travis chromosome 6, ASM3712646v1, whole genome shotgun sequence:
- the LOC135398870 gene encoding MRG/MORF4L-binding protein-like isoform X2, which yields MACIHQKFSTSLNKDIHSRIIWDHLDTMYDMAALHESEILPFPNNERDFNLPETEFRDLLCQRAGGRPLENAQSSDDEQVRTPSKRQDSSDTPKREGDAPKSSGKTSRVEQQSRKEPPRSTGGKVRPEHAHGKVRSDSTPTSKAKPEVKPKSEPPPKAVKATESKAESKESRTSTPKAESKDTPKRAEPPRSAKENTSRKSETGRTGGSRSQDEAAPEKGKSSSSSNRSAKDDADSSAKRGATKRRQDQMNNKPPSPMVTQHSKRRR from the exons ATGGCATGCATTCATCAGAAGTTCAGCACATCTTTAAACAAGGACATTCACTCACGAATCATTTGGGACCACCTAGACACCATGTATGACATGGCTGCATTG CATGAATCTGAGATCCTACCATTTCCAAACAATGAAAGAGATTTCAATTTACCGGAAACGGAATTCCGGGACCTGCTGTGTCAGAGAGCGGGTGGTCGGCCTCTTGAGAATGCACAGAGCTCGGATGACGAACAGGTGCGGACGCCGTCAAAGCGCCAAGATTCGAGCGATACCCCCAAACGGGAAGGAGACGCACCGAAGTCGTCGGGAAAGACGTCCCGGGTCGAACAGCAGTCTCGAAAG GAACCACCTCGGAGCACGGGCGGGAAGGTACGGCCTGAACACGCCCACGGGAAAGTGCGCAGCGACAGCACTCCGACGAGCAAAGCCAAGCCGGAAGTCAAGCCAAAGAGTGAGCCGCCCCCGAAGGCTGTAAAGGCTACAGAGAGCAAGGCAGAATCCAAAGAGTCTCGAACGTCGACGCCAAAAGCCGAGAGCAAAGACACGCCGAAGCGTGCGGAACCACCGCGCTCGGCAAAAGAGAACACTAGTCGCAAGTCCGAGACCGGACGAACCGGAGGGAGCAGAAGTCAAGATGAGGCGGCCCCTGAGAAAG GGAAAAGCAGCAGTAGCAGCAATCGCAGTGCCAAGGACGACGCGGATAGCAGTGCAAAACGAGGTGCCACAAAACGTAGGCAGGACCAGATGAACAACAAACCCCCAAGTCCCATGGTAACGCAGCACAGTAAACGTCGAAGATGA
- the LOC135398870 gene encoding MRG/MORF4L-binding protein-like isoform X1, with protein METATEKNGKSEENVDWNVDTEVQLFHAMKGHKPIGVNRYFQMACIHQKFSTSLNKDIHSRIIWDHLDTMYDMAALHESEILPFPNNERDFNLPETEFRDLLCQRAGGRPLENAQSSDDEQVRTPSKRQDSSDTPKREGDAPKSSGKTSRVEQQSRKEPPRSTGGKVRPEHAHGKVRSDSTPTSKAKPEVKPKSEPPPKAVKATESKAESKESRTSTPKAESKDTPKRAEPPRSAKENTSRKSETGRTGGSRSQDEAAPEKGKSSSSSNRSAKDDADSSAKRGATKRRQDQMNNKPPSPMVTQHSKRRR; from the exons ATGGAGACTGCAACAGAGAAAAACGGCAAGAGTGAGGAAAATGTCGACTGGAATGTCGACACCGAAGTGCAATTATTTCACGCCATGAAAGGCCACAAACCTATTG GGGTCAACAGGTACTTTCAAATGGCATGCATTCATCAGAAGTTCAGCACATCTTTAAACAAGGACATTCACTCACGAATCATTTGGGACCACCTAGACACCATGTATGACATGGCTGCATTG CATGAATCTGAGATCCTACCATTTCCAAACAATGAAAGAGATTTCAATTTACCGGAAACGGAATTCCGGGACCTGCTGTGTCAGAGAGCGGGTGGTCGGCCTCTTGAGAATGCACAGAGCTCGGATGACGAACAGGTGCGGACGCCGTCAAAGCGCCAAGATTCGAGCGATACCCCCAAACGGGAAGGAGACGCACCGAAGTCGTCGGGAAAGACGTCCCGGGTCGAACAGCAGTCTCGAAAG GAACCACCTCGGAGCACGGGCGGGAAGGTACGGCCTGAACACGCCCACGGGAAAGTGCGCAGCGACAGCACTCCGACGAGCAAAGCCAAGCCGGAAGTCAAGCCAAAGAGTGAGCCGCCCCCGAAGGCTGTAAAGGCTACAGAGAGCAAGGCAGAATCCAAAGAGTCTCGAACGTCGACGCCAAAAGCCGAGAGCAAAGACACGCCGAAGCGTGCGGAACCACCGCGCTCGGCAAAAGAGAACACTAGTCGCAAGTCCGAGACCGGACGAACCGGAGGGAGCAGAAGTCAAGATGAGGCGGCCCCTGAGAAAG GGAAAAGCAGCAGTAGCAGCAATCGCAGTGCCAAGGACGACGCGGATAGCAGTGCAAAACGAGGTGCCACAAAACGTAGGCAGGACCAGATGAACAACAAACCCCCAAGTCCCATGGTAACGCAGCACAGTAAACGTCGAAGATGA